Sequence from the Nocardia cyriacigeorgica GUH-2 genome:
CGTCGCGTCGGCGGCGGCTGAACCATACAATGTAGCCGTTGCGGCAGGGTCGGCTAGTGTGACGAACGCTGAGCAGACCCGTTCCGCCGCCCAGTCGCCTGGCACGCGAAATTGGTCTGTTGCCGCAGCGCAGGGCGGCGGGGTAGCTGCGATCGACAGCGATTCGTTGATGAGTCCGTCGGCGGTGATCGATCGTTCCACCAGCCGGCCCAAGCATTCGCGGGTGTGTTTCATCGACGATGGAGACGATCTTGACTGGGCGTGCGTCGTCGCTGGCATCGAATCGGAAGTCCACTGCCCATACACGGTTGGGTGCCTTTGCCTCCGTCGTGGTGGTGGTGGTTTCCAGGCGTTTCGGCGCCGCAGCGGCCCTCGTAATCCCTCGTCGCGCCAGAGGCGTTGGATTTTCTTGTGATTGACTGTCCAGCACTCGCTGCGGGCGCCGTGGTAGGCGCGGCGGAATCCTTGCCGTGGATGGGTTTCGTCCAGGCACGCAGCCATTCACGCAAAGCCGCATCGGGATGTGCGTTGGTGTCGGTGGTTCGAACGCGCCGTTGTGTACTTCGATGTTCGCCGGTAACCGGCAGGCGAACCTTTCGCGGACCCCGAGCACCCGCACCAGGTGCGCCACGGCCGCCCGCCGGCGTTCCGGGTCTAGAAGGTTCCCTTGGCGATCTCGTTCAATGCAGCTTTCTCTAGCTTCGCCTCGCCGAGAAGACTTTTCAGAGTGGAGTGTTCGCGTTCGGGGCCCTTCAACCGTTTGCCGTCGCCGGCCTTCAGCCCGCCGAACTGGTTGCGCCACCGTTAGTAGGTGGCCATGGTGATCTGCAGTGACGGCGACTTCCTTATTCTCGCCCAGCAGGTGGACGGCCTTGCTCAGCTTGCGCACGGCCTGTGGAGGTGTGTGCCCTTTTCGTGTCGCCATAGTCATCGAGCGTTCCTGCCCACTACGTGGGCGGCAATGCTCTCACAGCCGCCGGACCAAATGTCATCGGGTCAGGTCAGACGAATTCGCAAAGCGCGCACCACTTGAACCTACCTATCCTCGATGATCAGACACTGCCCATTCGACCTACGGGCCGCTATGCGATGCATGGGGGACAACGCAACTGACTATGGATCGAGTGTTCGCCGCACTGATGCCATCGATCGGTCATTGGCGTGGGCATCCGATCGACTGGTTCGAGCGGCGTGTGTAGGCCAGGGGAGGTGACGTCGGCGGCGCCGTCGGATACCGCTTTCGGCGGCTTTTCGTGGAGGGGAAAGTGGGACGAGGATCAGAACCCCGGCTGTGGTGATCGCTGCCAGCGCGAGCGCCGAATGTTCCACCCCACTCCAAAAGGCATCCTTCGCATAGTCGGCGAGAGGCCTTCCTACATTACCGGCACGCTCAGCGACTTCGAGGGCACCGGCCAGGGAACTGCGGACCGGAGCGCGCGCAGGCTCGGGAAGGCGGTCCAGCACTTCGTTGATCCTCGAGGTATAGCTCGCGGACAAAATGCTACCGGAGACGGCAATGCCGATGGCCGCGCCGACTTCGCGAGTCGCGTCGTTGACCGCAGCGGATACCCCGTGCTTCTCCAACGGTGTGTCGAGCATGATCGCGTTGGTCGCGGGGGCGGCCGACAAGCCCAGCCCGGCGCTCATGATCAACAGGGGCCAGAGAACGTCGAAGTACGACGAACCGGTGTCGAGGCGAAGGATGGCGAGTAAGCCGACGGCGATGGTCAGAAGACCGGTCGCTGTCGTCACCCGCAATCCCGCCCATGCAGCGATTGCCGGCGACACGAGTGACATCACGATAAGCGGAACGACCATCGGCGCCAGCGCCAGCGCCGAGCCGAGGGCATCGAACCCGAGGATGAGCTGGAAGTGCTGTACCAGTAGGTACATCACACCGAAAGTCACGAGGAACTGGATGGTTATCGATAGCGCGCCGCTCGAGAAGCCCCGGCGGCGGAACAGGCTCACGTCCAGTAGCGGGTGCTCGGCACGCACCTCGGTGAGGATAAATGCCACGGTGCCGATTACTCCCGCCGCACCTGCGACAAGAACCCGGACATCCGTCCAGCCGCGCGACGGACCCTCGATGACCGCGAACACCGACGTGCCGATGGCGAGCACGACCCAGAACATGCCGAAAAGATCGAACGGCGGGAGTTCGGCGTCCTGTGAATCAGGCACGGTGAAGGCCAGAACCAGCAGTAGTAGTGCGACGACGGTCAGACCGACGAAGATCGAATGCCACGACCACTGGGTAAGAAGCAGACCGGATCCCACCATGCCGATCACGCCACCCGAGCCGGCGATCCCGGCCCAGACTCCGACCGCGTACGACCGCTTCTCCACTGGGAGGTTGCTTGTCAGAAGCGAGAGGGTCGCCGGCATGACGAAAGCTGCTCCTGCGCCCGCCAAGGCCCGGGAGGCAATGAGTGCCGCAGGAGTATCGAGAAATACAGGCACAACTGAAGCGGCCGCGAAGACCGCCAGGCCGACGATTAGAACGCGTCGGCGCCCATACCGATCGCCGATCGCGCCAGCGGGCAAAACCAAGCAGGCGAGGACCAGCGTGTATCCGTCGACGATCCATGTGAGAGCATTTTGATCTGCGCCGATGTCGAGCGCAAGGGCAGGCAGAGCGGTGTACAGCGCTGCCATGGCCGCAACAACCAATGCTACTGCGGCACAGGTTATGGCCAGCGTCCAAGCCGCGGAGTTGCGGTCGCGAAGCCGGTCTCCAAAGCTGATCATGTCGGTATCCTGGTCCCTTCGGGGCGTCGTCGGCATTCGCGTAGGTCCTACGGCTCAGCTTTGCGTAGCTTCTACTTCCTCCAGCGTCGTCGGCACGTGATAGGGCGGTCGTCCTCTGCCCTGAACTCGATAGCGGCCCCAGAAGTCACGATCGCCGATGGTCGCCGGCGCCTCGCCCGTACTGGTCCGGATCAGCACGGAACGTCGGCGTCCCCCTAACAGATTGTCGAGTTCGTCGTTCTGGCGGATGCGCCCGTACCAGCTGAAGCGGCCGTCGATGGGTTGGAAATAGCCGCGCAGTTCGACTTGCACCTCGACGTCGTCGGTTGCGATCACCACTGTGGCCGGCCCGATGTAGTCAGAGGCATCGTGCGGACTCTGAGACTTCACTGTGAACTCCTCCGTTTGGTCGATAGTCGACGCCAGCGATCGGATCGCCCGGCACTGGGGCCAAGTAGCCCGGCGTCGGGATCGGGGCCGGCCCTTGACAAGCCGCGCCGCCGGGGTCAAAGTTACCTCATACCCCAAGTATCCGCTACTGCCCGTATTGCACTCTTGAGCGGATACCGGGTTACTGCCACCGGACGTTGATCCGGACTGGATGTATCGATGCAGAGTCATCGATCGAGTCTCAAAGGAGCGACAGATGACGACCAGTGACGTCAGGGCCGAGACCAACGGGCAGATTGCCGTAACCACCGACGGTATGGCGCGCGTGAGCGGTCGGCGACCCATTGACCTGCAACGATCGGCCGGACGACTGCTCAAGACTTCCGTAGAGAAGTTCTACGACGCCGAAGTCGACATCGACTGGGATAGTCCGTGGTTGCCGGATAAGGCGTGGTTCCCCGAGCATCGCCTGTCCCTCTACGGCACCGGTCTGTGGAACCGGCTTTCCGAGGAACAGAAGATCGACCTGGGCAAACATGAGTTGGTGAGCATCCTCAGCTTCGGGATCTACGCCGAGAATTTGCTGAGTATGGCGTTGCTACGGCTGAACACGACGGGTGATCTCGTCGATAACAAGGCCCTATACGCACTTGCCGAGGTTGGCGACGAGAGCCGCCATTCCACAATGTTCGCGCGTCTGATCGCCAAAACGGGGATCCCGCCCTACAAGCTTCCGCCAGGGTTTCTGTCGCTGGCGAAGATCCTGCATTTCGTCCCGCTCGGGCCCTCGATCCAGGGCGCGACCTTGCTGATCGAGGAGATTCTCGATCGGGCACAGCGTGAAGCGATGAACGACGAACGCCTACAACCGCAGGTCCGGCAGTTGATGAAAATTCACGTGCTCGAGGAGGCCCGCCACATCACGTTCGCGCGCTCCGAGCTTGTCGAGGGTATGCGGTCGCGAGGCCGGATCTCGCGGGCATGGCACCGCGGCGTCCTCGCAGTTGTCGCGAACCTGTCCTACCCGATCTTGATCAATCCCAAGCTGTACCGTGCTGTCGGCGTGCATCCTCTGCGGGGGTTCCTCGCTTGCCAATTCGGCCCGCACTACCGGGAGAACCTGCAGTTCATGTCCGAGCCGATGATCCGATTCTTCGATGAGGCAGGAATGATGGAAGGTCGCTTCACCATGTTCCTTTGGCGCCTGACGAGGAGCCTCCCCGACGATATCGCCCGGCGGTGAACAGACTCGGACCGGCGTGAACAGCACCACGCATATTGCTGAGCGCAAGTCGCGCCGTGATATGTTGCGGCGGGCACTCGTCGAATCCCGCGAACTCCTCGGTCCTGCCGCCGGTCCGACATATCCGCAGTAGCTGAGTAGCTATCGAAAATTTGTGGCCACCTGTACCGCACGTGAGCCAACGTTCAGAGGAAATCGATGAGTAATAACCGTTCTGCCAAATACACGGGAAAGACCAATGGTTCGGGAGGTCGTGCAGCGAGCGAGAGGGTGCACACAACAGAGGTCCTCATCGTCGGGAGCGGATTCTCCGGCATGGGAATGGCGATTCAACTGCTGAAATCGGGAATGAATGACTTCTTGATAATCGAGAAGGATTCCGAAATCGGCGGAACCTGGCGCGACAATACATATCCGGGCTGTGCCTGCGATGTCCCTTCTCACATGTACTCGTACTCTTTCGAGCCCAAGCCGGATTGGAGTCACTTGTGGGCAGGACAGGATGAAATTCAGCAGTATCTCCTGAGTCTCGCACGCAAGTACGATCTCTATAGCCGCACGCATTTCGGGCGGGCCTTGCAATCCGGATACTGGGATCCTAGTGATTCCGCGTGGCATGTTGCGACCTCCGACGGCAACGAGTACGTCGCCCGATTCCTGGTTTCAGGCGTAGGCGCACTCCATATACCGAATATCCCCCAGATCAAGGGGCAGAAGAAGTTCGCTGGTGCAGCATTTCACTCGGCGCAGTGGGATCATGACTGCACATTGGATGGCAAGAAGGTCGCTGTTATCGGGACGGGTGCGAGCGCAATCCAATTCGTTCCGGAAATTGCCAAGGTAGCCGATGAACTGCATCTATACCAGCGGACGCCGGCGTGGGTACTGCCCCGTAGGAACGTCAAGGTCCCGAAGGTGATCCAAGCCCTGCTCACGAGGGCGCCGATCCTCGCCAAAGCCCTCCGGACTGCCATCTACTGGTCAGCGGAGTCACTGTCGATAGGACTGAACGGACATATCAATTTCATGCGTCCGCTCGAGAGTGTCGCCAAGTGGAACATAGCGCGGGGAATAGATGATCCCGCGCTGCGCAAGAAGCTCACCCCCACGTATCGCATCGGGTGCAAAAGAATCCTCGGTTCCAGTGACTACTACCCAGCGCTGAATCGGCCCACTACATCCGTCATCACCGACGGGATCGCCGAGATCACCGAGGACGCCATCATATCCCAGTCCGGTGACAAGCGTCCGGTCGACGTGATCATCTATGCCACCGGTTTCCACGTAACCGACGGGTTCGACCACCTCCGGCTCAAGGGTGCGTCCGGTCGTGAACTCTCCTCCGTATGGTCGGACGAAGGGATTCAAACCCATCTCGGCATCACCACCGCAGGTTTCCCGAACTTGTTCTTCCTGCTCGGCCCCAACACCGGGCTCGGTCACAACTCGGTGGTATTCATGATCGAATGCCAGATCAGGTACATCATCGGCGCGATTCGGCTCGCGAAGCAACGTGGCGCAGCTGCGCTCGAGGTGCGTGAACCCGTTCAGCGGGAATTCAACTCGGACATCCAGCGGAAATTGGTGAACGGGGTCTGGAGCAGCGGGGGGTGCACCAGTTGGTACCTCGATGCACAGGGTGTCAATCGGACGGTCTGGCCAGGTTTCACCTGGCAGTATTGGCGGCGTACCCGCAATGTCGCGGACTCTGATTTCGCGTTGGTCGGCGAGTCGACAGGTGATCAAAGCGGCGACCTCCTTCCGAATTCGATCAAGAAGGGTAGCTTGCCGAGATGAGAGAGTTCAGCGACCGAGTCGTCTCGGTAACCGGGGCAGGTTCAGGAATCGGCCGTGCAGTTGCAATTCGACTCGCCGGCGAGGGCGCGCGGCTGGCCATTGCCGACATCGACGGCGAACGGGCCCGCGAAACCGCCTCCATGTGTACCGCGCTGGGTGTCGAATGCCAGCACTATCAGCTCGATGTGGCCGATCGTAGCGCATTCACGGAATATCGTCGTCAGGTCCTCAGCGACTTCGGTTCGGTCAGTATGGTAATCAACAATGCCGGGGTCGCACTCGGCGCCGACATACTGGATATGCAATGGATCGACTTCGAATGGTTGATGTCGATCAATTTCTGGGGAGTCGTGAACGGCACGAAACTATTTCTTCCGGATCTGATCGACTCGGGCGACGGCCATGTTGTCAACGTGTCGAGTGTCTTCGGACTGATGGCCATTCCCAGTCAGAGCGCATATAATGCTTCCAAATTCGCCGTCCGAGGCTTTACCGAGGCGTTGCGCCAGGAGATGCGAATTAACCGGCTACCGGTGGGCGTAACATGCGTGCATCCGGGTGGTGTTCGCACAAATATTGTGCGCGGAGCTCGAGGTGTCGGCGCGATGGGTGATCAGGAGAAGATTGTCGCCGGTTTCGATCGTATAGCGCTCACCACTCCGGAAAGCGCCGCCGAAACGATCCTGAAGGGCGTGCGACGGAACAAACCTCGAGTCCTTATCGGACCCGATGCCCTGGGTTTCGATTTCGTCGCCCGCGCGGTGGGGCCGAGGTATCAGGACCTGAACGCTCCGCTGGCCCGTGTCGGCTATGCGATCGGCCGTCGTTACGGCCTTGTCAAGCGCGACAGTTGAATCTGGGCCACGGGCCGGAATAATAGAGAAGGAATATCCTGGAAGATGAGCATGCCATGTGAACTCACGGTCTCCCGTGTAGTGCAGGAAACAGCGGATGCGGTGTCCATTTGGTTCGAGGTGCCCGAGCAGCAATTGGGCGTATTTGCCTACGACCCCGGGCAGTTTCTTACGTTGCGTATTCCCGGAGCCGGCGACGGGGAATATGTGGCCAGATGCTATTCGCTCTCGAGTTCCCCGCATGCAGACGACTCGCTAGCTGTCACAGTGAAACGCACGGAGGGCGGGTACGGATCTAACTGGCTGTGCGACAACATCAAGGTTGGCGCTGAGGTAACCGTTCTGCCGCCCACCGGGCACTTCACACCGAAAGACCTGGATGCGGACATGGTTCTGTTCGCAGCTGGTAGCGGAATCACCCCGGTGTTATCCATCGTCAAGTCGGCTCTGCTCGAAGGTGGCGGCCATCTCGTTCTCTTCTATGCCAACCAGCATGCCGAGAGCGTCATCTTCGGTGAAGACCTCCGTTACCTCGCCAAGCAGTTTCCCGAGCGACTGACTCTCATCGAGTGGCTGGAGAGCGAGCGTGGGCTACCGGACCGAAGCGCAATCCTTGAAATCTGCCGTGAGTACCGAAATCGGATGTATTTCTTGTGTGGGCCGGCGGCGTTCATGGATTTGGTGGTAGACGCGGCGCGCGAAGCCGGCGTGCAGCACCGGAACCTACACCGAGAAGTATTCCAATCTCTGCACTCCGATCCCTTCGACGTGGAGAACTACGTCAAGGAATCAATGACGAACGAACAAGCCCGTCTAGTAGTATATCTCGATGGTGATCGCGCCGAGCTGGAATGGCCGAAAGATTTGACCCTCGTCGAGGTCTTGTTGAACGAGGGGTACTCGCCTCCGTATTCCTGCCGGGAAGGCGGATGCGGTGCATGTGTGTGCAAGGTTATCGACGGCGATATAGAGATGAGAGTAAACGAGGTACTCGATGATGATGATATCGAGGAAGGTGATCGGCTGGCATGCCAGTCGGTACCCGCCACCAATTCGGTGACTGTGACATTCGACTGACCATGCGTTCGCGCAGGCCCCGTAACGGCGTTCATGCTCGCCCGATCCAGCGCGCAATCGCCGCCCGCGATATCGGTCACTTGTCCGATAGCGTATACTCGGCCAGATGGCGGGCGCACAAAAGCGGATTCGGGAGGTCGGTAGCTCGGTGGTTCGGCGAATTGACGCACGCTCGAGCCGATGGGAAGAGCACCGGGTCCTGGTTCGAGCAGAACTGGTCGACGCAGCGTACCGTGCCTTCGGCAAGTACGGTCCGGACGCGAGCATGGACGACATCGCTCGGGAGGCGGGTGCGACAAAACCCAAGCTGTATCGCCACTTCAAGGACAAACTGGGCCTTCGTGCAGCTGTTATCGAACGTGCGAAGGAACTCATGTGGTCGAATGTGCTTGCTACCGTTGATTTCGGATCCGATCCGATTCGAAGTGTGATGAATCAGCTCGTCGAGCAATACGCGCAGCTGGTCGACGAGCACAAGAACGTCTTCCAGTTTCTCGTTCGTAGTCATTTTAGCGACAATTCATCGGGATCGGATCCAGCTCTTGAGAACGCACGTGAACTGGCAGGTTTCATTGCGGGTCATTTCGTCACGGTTTTGGACACCGCTGGGGCTGACACGTCGGGCATAGACTTGGTGGTGCAGTCGATCGTAGGGGCGAGCCTCTCCGCGACGGATTGGTGGATAAACTCGCAATCCGATCCGACCTCGGCTATGCCGAGAAAGGCTTTCGTCGAGCATCTCAGCGCAATCATTTGGGGGATTATCGATTCCTCGGCGCGAGCTCGTGGAATCCGGATAGACCCGGATTCGACTTTGCGGATTGAGAATATTGGACTGATCGAGGCTTAGCTGAGCGAATTCGAGCCAAACGCCGGTCGAAGACGACGCGGGATGAGCTTATCTGCCATAGCGCGGTGACACTGCCGGATTGCATCCCCGCGGGGCAAAAGACCCGTGAGCAATGCCGTTGTCGCGCCATCGCCGGTGGGCGGGACGACCGCCGATCGGCCTGGTCCGCATCGATTGCTCGGTGCGTCAGCGTCGTCGGTGCTGCTCTACCCAACGCAGCAGCTGGTTGGGCTTGCCCGGCTTGTGCATGACAGCTCATGTGTCATTTTTCGGGATTGCTTTCGTGCGAACCTGCGGACCCGAATCGATGGATCCGACGCGAACTTGGTTCAGACCGCCCGCAACCGCTGGCGACCACTTCGCGCTCGACGTTCCTCCGGCCGAGTCCGAGCTACGTTTCGAGAACGTCGCCGCCTACTTGTCGTTGAACCAGCTGCTGTGGAATCAAGGGAAACGAGGGTACCGCTGCTTCAATGGCTCGGTACCGCGTTGTGGCATGCAGCTGAGGCATCTGGTCTGAGACCCGCAGAGCCCACCCCGAGATAACGTAGGGCAATCTCGGAGATCCGGCGTGCCGTTTCGGCGCTGTCGCTGGCCGGTAGTACGAGATGGCTGATCGTCAATCGAATGAGCGCATCGACTGCGTCGGCCACGTCATTGGCGTCGATGGTGGGGTAGTGGTGGAGGAACGCGGTGACCAGTCGCTCGGACGCGAGTTGAAGCATGGAGGCAGAGGTTGTCAACAGGGGGAGGACGCCGGTTTCATCGCGCGGGCCGCTACCGGGTGTAGTCAGGACGGCTTTGAGTAAGGGGCTGGTTGCAGCCTCGTCGAGCGTGTAGCGAACTATCGCTCGGATCGATTCAGGCAACGCGCTGCGGTTGGAAGCAAGCAAATCCTCGATCCCGGTCAGGAATTGCTCCGCTTCGTGCAGAACGAGTGCATCTCCAAGCCCTTGCTTGTCGCCGAACTCTCGATACAGCGTGGCGCGTGATACTCCGATCAGACCGGCTACCTCGCCGAATCGTACACGTTCCCAGCCCTTCTCGACCGTCAGGGCGCGGGCGGCGCGGATTGCTGCCTCGCGGAGGTGTCGCCTGAACGACAGCCTCACCGATTCTTCCACCACCCCTCGGATGGTAACAGAACGTGGGTTTTGTTCATGAGTGGACAAACTCCCGGACACTTCGTCATGTCCGCGCGTTGCTTGATCGCGAGCTATGCGCGACAAGCAGCGGAGATCTGATCAATTGTTGACAAAATGGTTCTGATTGTCTCCAATGTAGTTGTATCGCGGTCCTGCTCGAGTCTGATGTTGGGCGCGCGTTAGTCGACAGAGAGGTCTGGCCATGGACAAGGCTTCGGATGCGGTCAGTAGGTTGTCTGACCCAGGCGTGGAGGACTGGGTGCGCTCGTTCCGGCTCCTGGAATCCGGATCGCCAGAGTTGCCGCCGCACCATCCCGACTGTCTTGGTTGTGGGCCGGCCAACCCGCACGGACATTCCCTATCGGTGCGGCGTTGCGAGGGCGGCGTCGTTGCTCACCATCTTTTCGACCAGCGTCATGTCGGAGCGCCGGGGATCGCGCACGGTGGCGCGGTGGCGACCGTCATCGACGACCTGTTCGGCTTCTTGCTGTACACGGTCGGCGAACTCGCCGTGACCCGGAATCTCGACATGGATTATCTCGCCCCGGTACTGCTCGATACCCCCTACACGCTGCACGCCGAGGTACGGTCGCGGCATGGCCGTAAGTTGAATCTCGCGGCCAGGATGGAGGATCTAGAAGGGCGCTCGGTCACTACGGCAACCGCCGTGTTCATCGTGGTCGAGGCCGAACACTTCCTGCAGTCGCGGGCGAAGGCTCGGAGGCAGGCGTGACTGCTGGACCAACTGAGAGGGAACTACTCCTCGACGTCTTGCTGACCGATCACGGCTCAGCCGGCCCCTACGAGGCGTTCCGACGCTTGCGCGAGACTCAGCCCGTGCTTGTCACGCGATCGGGGGTCCTGGTACTGAGTCGCTACGACGACTGCGCAGCTGCGCTCCGTAACCGTAGCCTCGGCAAGGCCGACGAGTCGCTGGGATTCGGCTTGTCGGAGATTCCCGAAGAGTTGCAACGTCAGGCTATGCATCGATTCCGGCGCACCATGCTGTTCCGCAACCCGCCTGACCACCACCGGCTGCGTCGGCTGGTCGCTGACGTTTTCACCCCTCGGCACATCGACGAGTTGCGAGGCCGCGTTGTCACGCAGATCCGTGATCTGATCGATGTCATCGAGGACCAGGGTTCCGCCGATATCATCAGCGATCTCGCCCTCCCGCTGCCCGTGAATGTAATAGGCGATCTTCTTGGAGTGCCAGTGACCGATCGAGCCGTGGCCGCTCCTCTGGTACGCGCCCTGGTCGCCTCGCTCGAGCCCAGCGCGGACGCCGCGGCGCTGACTGCCGCGTGTGAAGCGGAAGACCAACTCGCAACGTACTTCACAGACCTCCTGGCGGCCAAACGCGCCCACCCGGACGACGACCTGCTCAGCCGTCTCGCCGTGGCGCATGGCGACGACGTCTTGGACGACGACGAATGCGTTGGCACCGCGATACTGTTGTTCGCGGCAGGGTTCGAAACCACCACAAACCTCATCGGTAACGGCGTTGCTGCACTGCTCGCCCATCCCAGCCAAATGGACCTATTGCGGGCCAGGCCCGATCTGGCGAGCAACGCCGTCGAAGAATTGTTGCGTTACGACTCGCCGGTCCAGACCAATGGGCGCACGGTGCTCGAGCCAACACGGGTGGCAGGAGTCGACCTGGATCCTGGCCAGGTTGTATTGACCTTGCTCGGGGCGGCCAACCGAGACCCGGACCGATTCTGCGACCCCGATAGCCTCGATATCACCCGAACCGGGACCCCGCCGCTATCGTTCGGTGCCGGCATTCACTTTTGTCTTGGCGCGCCGTTGGCGCGGCTCGAAGGAGCCGTACTGTTCCCACTCCTCACGGCGCGTTTTCCCGGTCTTAGGCTCGTCGAACAACCTCGCTGG
This genomic interval carries:
- a CDS encoding flavin-containing monooxygenase; the protein is MSNNRSAKYTGKTNGSGGRAASERVHTTEVLIVGSGFSGMGMAIQLLKSGMNDFLIIEKDSEIGGTWRDNTYPGCACDVPSHMYSYSFEPKPDWSHLWAGQDEIQQYLLSLARKYDLYSRTHFGRALQSGYWDPSDSAWHVATSDGNEYVARFLVSGVGALHIPNIPQIKGQKKFAGAAFHSAQWDHDCTLDGKKVAVIGTGASAIQFVPEIAKVADELHLYQRTPAWVLPRRNVKVPKVIQALLTRAPILAKALRTAIYWSAESLSIGLNGHINFMRPLESVAKWNIARGIDDPALRKKLTPTYRIGCKRILGSSDYYPALNRPTTSVITDGIAEITEDAIISQSGDKRPVDVIIYATGFHVTDGFDHLRLKGASGRELSSVWSDEGIQTHLGITTAGFPNLFFLLGPNTGLGHNSVVFMIECQIRYIIGAIRLAKQRGAAALEVREPVQREFNSDIQRKLVNGVWSSGGCTSWYLDAQGVNRTVWPGFTWQYWRRTRNVADSDFALVGESTGDQSGDLLPNSIKKGSLPR
- a CDS encoding TetR/AcrR family transcriptional regulator; its protein translation is MAGAQKRIREVGSSVVRRIDARSSRWEEHRVLVRAELVDAAYRAFGKYGPDASMDDIAREAGATKPKLYRHFKDKLGLRAAVIERAKELMWSNVLATVDFGSDPIRSVMNQLVEQYAQLVDEHKNVFQFLVRSHFSDNSSGSDPALENARELAGFIAGHFVTVLDTAGADTSGIDLVVQSIVGASLSATDWWINSQSDPTSAMPRKAFVEHLSAIIWGIIDSSARARGIRIDPDSTLRIENIGLIEA
- a CDS encoding AurF N-oxygenase family protein, which codes for MTTSDVRAETNGQIAVTTDGMARVSGRRPIDLQRSAGRLLKTSVEKFYDAEVDIDWDSPWLPDKAWFPEHRLSLYGTGLWNRLSEEQKIDLGKHELVSILSFGIYAENLLSMALLRLNTTGDLVDNKALYALAEVGDESRHSTMFARLIAKTGIPPYKLPPGFLSLAKILHFVPLGPSIQGATLLIEEILDRAQREAMNDERLQPQVRQLMKIHVLEEARHITFARSELVEGMRSRGRISRAWHRGVLAVVANLSYPILINPKLYRAVGVHPLRGFLACQFGPHYRENLQFMSEPMIRFFDEAGMMEGRFTMFLWRLTRSLPDDIARR
- a CDS encoding TetR/AcrR family transcriptional regulator, with the protein product MVEESVRLSFRRHLREAAIRAARALTVEKGWERVRFGEVAGLIGVSRATLYREFGDKQGLGDALVLHEAEQFLTGIEDLLASNRSALPESIRAIVRYTLDEAATSPLLKAVLTTPGSGPRDETGVLPLLTTSASMLQLASERLVTAFLHHYPTIDANDVADAVDALIRLTISHLVLPASDSAETARRISEIALRYLGVGSAGLRPDASAACHNAVPSH
- a CDS encoding MFS transporter, whose translation is MISFGDRLRDRNSAAWTLAITCAAVALVVAAMAALYTALPALALDIGADQNALTWIVDGYTLVLACLVLPAGAIGDRYGRRRVLIVGLAVFAAASVVPVFLDTPAALIASRALAGAGAAFVMPATLSLLTSNLPVEKRSYAVGVWAGIAGSGGVIGMVGSGLLLTQWSWHSIFVGLTVVALLLLVLAFTVPDSQDAELPPFDLFGMFWVVLAIGTSVFAVIEGPSRGWTDVRVLVAGAAGVIGTVAFILTEVRAEHPLLDVSLFRRRGFSSGALSITIQFLVTFGVMYLLVQHFQLILGFDALGSALALAPMVVPLIVMSLVSPAIAAWAGLRVTTATGLLTIAVGLLAILRLDTGSSYFDVLWPLLIMSAGLGLSAAPATNAIMLDTPLEKHGVSAAVNDATREVGAAIGIAVSGSILSASYTSRINEVLDRLPEPARAPVRSSLAGALEVAERAGNVGRPLADYAKDAFWSGVEHSALALAAITTAGVLILVPLSPPRKAAESGIRRRRRRHLPWPTHAARTSRSDAHANDRSMASVRRTLDP
- a CDS encoding ferredoxin--NADP reductase, which gives rise to MSMPCELTVSRVVQETADAVSIWFEVPEQQLGVFAYDPGQFLTLRIPGAGDGEYVARCYSLSSSPHADDSLAVTVKRTEGGYGSNWLCDNIKVGAEVTVLPPTGHFTPKDLDADMVLFAAGSGITPVLSIVKSALLEGGGHLVLFYANQHAESVIFGEDLRYLAKQFPERLTLIEWLESERGLPDRSAILEICREYRNRMYFLCGPAAFMDLVVDAAREAGVQHRNLHREVFQSLHSDPFDVENYVKESMTNEQARLVVYLDGDRAELEWPKDLTLVEVLLNEGYSPPYSCREGGCGACVCKVIDGDIEMRVNEVLDDDDIEEGDRLACQSVPATNSVTVTFD
- a CDS encoding PaaI family thioesterase: MDKASDAVSRLSDPGVEDWVRSFRLLESGSPELPPHHPDCLGCGPANPHGHSLSVRRCEGGVVAHHLFDQRHVGAPGIAHGGAVATVIDDLFGFLLYTVGELAVTRNLDMDYLAPVLLDTPYTLHAEVRSRHGRKLNLAARMEDLEGRSVTTATAVFIVVEAEHFLQSRAKARRQA
- a CDS encoding SDR family NAD(P)-dependent oxidoreductase, with amino-acid sequence MREFSDRVVSVTGAGSGIGRAVAIRLAGEGARLAIADIDGERARETASMCTALGVECQHYQLDVADRSAFTEYRRQVLSDFGSVSMVINNAGVALGADILDMQWIDFEWLMSINFWGVVNGTKLFLPDLIDSGDGHVVNVSSVFGLMAIPSQSAYNASKFAVRGFTEALRQEMRINRLPVGVTCVHPGGVRTNIVRGARGVGAMGDQEKIVAGFDRIALTTPESAAETILKGVRRNKPRVLIGPDALGFDFVARAVGPRYQDLNAPLARVGYAIGRRYGLVKRDS
- a CDS encoding DUF4873 domain-containing protein — translated: MKSQSPHDASDYIGPATVVIATDDVEVQVELRGYFQPIDGRFSWYGRIRQNDELDNLLGGRRRSVLIRTSTGEAPATIGDRDFWGRYRVQGRGRPPYHVPTTLEEVEATQS
- a CDS encoding cytochrome P450, with translation MLTDHGSAGPYEAFRRLRETQPVLVTRSGVLVLSRYDDCAAALRNRSLGKADESLGFGLSEIPEELQRQAMHRFRRTMLFRNPPDHHRLRRLVADVFTPRHIDELRGRVVTQIRDLIDVIEDQGSADIISDLALPLPVNVIGDLLGVPVTDRAVAAPLVRALVASLEPSADAAALTAACEAEDQLATYFTDLLAAKRAHPDDDLLSRLAVAHGDDVLDDDECVGTAILLFAAGFETTTNLIGNGVAALLAHPSQMDLLRARPDLASNAVEELLRYDSPVQTNGRTVLEPTRVAGVDLDPGQVVLTLLGAANRDPDRFCDPDSLDITRTGTPPLSFGAGIHFCLGAPLARLEGAVLFPLLTARFPGLRLVEQPRWRTGLSFRGLSSLKVVTGC